From the Phreatobacter oligotrophus genome, one window contains:
- a CDS encoding DNA-directed RNA polymerase subunit alpha has protein sequence MIQKNWQELIKPEKLNIVPGDDPKRFATATAEPLERGFGVTLGNALRRILLSSLQGAAVSAVQIDGVLHEFSSIPGVREDVTDIVLNIKDISIKMQGDGPKRMVVRKEGPGVVTAGDIQTVGDVTVLNPELVICTLDEGASIRMEFTVNTGKGYVPAEKNRAEDAPIGLIPVDSLYSPVKKVSYQVSPTREGQVLDYDKLTLTVETNGSVSPEDAIAYAARILQDQLEIFVNFEEPRKEVVQESIPDLAFNPALLKKVDELELSVRSANCLKNDNIVYIGDLIQKTEAEMLRTPNFGRKSLNEIKEVLAQMGLHLGMEVTGWPPENIEELAKRFEDHY, from the coding sequence GTGATCCAGAAGAACTGGCAGGAACTGATCAAGCCGGAGAAGCTGAACATCGTCCCCGGCGATGACCCGAAGCGTTTCGCGACCGCGACCGCCGAGCCGCTGGAGCGTGGCTTCGGCGTGACGCTCGGTAACGCCCTGCGCCGCATCCTCCTGTCCTCGCTCCAGGGCGCCGCCGTCTCGGCCGTCCAGATCGATGGCGTGCTGCACGAGTTCTCGTCGATCCCTGGCGTGCGTGAGGACGTCACCGACATCGTCCTGAACATCAAGGACATCTCGATCAAGATGCAGGGCGACGGTCCGAAGCGCATGGTCGTGCGCAAGGAAGGCCCGGGCGTGGTCACCGCTGGCGACATCCAGACGGTCGGCGACGTCACCGTGCTGAACCCCGAGCTGGTGATCTGCACCCTCGACGAGGGCGCCTCGATCCGCATGGAGTTCACCGTCAACACCGGCAAGGGCTACGTCCCGGCCGAGAAGAACCGCGCCGAGGACGCGCCGATCGGTCTCATCCCGGTCGACAGCCTCTACTCGCCGGTCAAGAAGGTCTCCTACCAGGTCTCGCCGACCCGCGAGGGCCAGGTGCTCGACTACGACAAGCTGACCCTGACGGTGGAGACCAACGGTTCGGTCTCGCCCGAGGACGCGATCGCCTATGCGGCCCGCATCCTCCAGGACCAGCTCGAGATCTTCGTGAACTTCGAGGAGCCGCGGAAGGAAGTCGTCCAGGAGTCGATCCCGGATCTGGCCTTCAACCCGGCGCTGCTGAAGAAGGTCGACGAGCTCGAGCTCTCGGTCCGCTCGGCGAACTGCCTGAAGAACGACAACATCGTCTACATCGGCGACCTGATCCAGAAGACGGAGGCGGAGATGCTCCGCACGCCGAACTTCGGCCGCAAGTCGCTCAACGAGATCAAGGAAGTGCTTGCCCAGATGGGCCTCCACCTCGGCATGGAGGTTACGGGCTGGCCGCCGGAGAATATCGAAGAGCTCGCCAAGCGCTTCGAGGACCACTACTGA
- the rplQ gene encoding 50S ribosomal protein L17 produces MRHGKAHRKFNRTAEHRQAMFANMCAALIKHEQIVTTLPKAKDLRPIVEKLVTLGKRGDLHARRQAVSQIRDIAMVKKLFEVLGPRYQARQGGYTRVLKAGFRYGDNAPIAVIEFVDRDVDAKGKDSGPVQAKTAEAA; encoded by the coding sequence ATGCGTCACGGCAAAGCCCACCGCAAGTTCAACCGCACGGCCGAGCATCGTCAGGCGATGTTCGCCAACATGTGCGCCGCTCTCATCAAGCATGAGCAGATCGTCACCACCCTGCCGAAGGCGAAGGACCTGCGTCCGATCGTCGAGAAGCTGGTGACGCTCGGCAAGCGCGGCGACCTGCACGCCCGCCGCCAGGCCGTGTCGCAGATCCGCGACATCGCCATGGTCAAGAAGCTGTTCGAGGTCCTCGGGCCCCGCTACCAGGCGCGCCAGGGTGGCTACACCCGCGTCCTGAAGGCCGGCTTCCGCTATGGCGACAATGCGCCGATCGCGGTCATCGAGTTCGTCGATCGCGACGTCGACGCCAAGGGCAAGGACTCCGGTCCGGTCCAGGCGAAGACCGCCGAGGCGGCCTGA
- a CDS encoding YbfB/YjiJ family MFS transporter, whose product MSASPLGRWQGFFGPILAGYCGLLIGVGMGRFGYPPLIPAMVEAGWATPTTLHLAGAFNLAGYIVGASTALASARLMGVRPAIALAAALAVFAFAASAVPLPAPAFIALRALSGSTGGILMIVIPPVVANVVAPSHRGRANGLAFAGVGTGFVLSGTAVPAFAASGPAAAWLALATALAVASVVMMALLPRSAPPVAAERGAPSPAWRRAPAFLGLAAAYGGAAAGYVPHTLFFVDHVARDLGFGLAIGGWIWVAAGITAVLAPMVAGVAADRFGYGPVLRIIVALMAIGAALPALTHNLVLLTLSAMMAGGLMIGLGSSTSGRTREIVGPEAHTAAWALQTVAFAVIQAGAAYGFTALLAATGSHALVFALAGTIIAAGLATELVTARMAPPPG is encoded by the coding sequence GTGAGCGCATCGCCGCTGGGGCGCTGGCAGGGCTTCTTCGGTCCCATCCTCGCCGGCTATTGCGGCCTGCTCATCGGCGTCGGCATGGGCCGCTTCGGCTATCCTCCGCTGATTCCGGCCATGGTCGAGGCCGGCTGGGCGACGCCGACGACGCTGCACCTTGCCGGCGCCTTCAACCTCGCCGGCTACATCGTCGGCGCCAGCACGGCGCTCGCCAGCGCGCGTCTGATGGGCGTCCGGCCGGCCATTGCCCTCGCCGCGGCGCTCGCCGTCTTCGCCTTCGCAGCCTCAGCCGTGCCCCTGCCCGCCCCCGCCTTCATCGCCCTGCGGGCGCTGTCCGGCTCGACCGGCGGCATCCTGATGATCGTCATCCCGCCGGTGGTGGCGAATGTCGTGGCACCCTCGCACCGGGGGCGGGCCAACGGCCTCGCCTTTGCGGGCGTCGGCACGGGCTTCGTGCTGTCGGGAACCGCCGTGCCGGCCTTTGCGGCCTCGGGACCGGCGGCCGCCTGGCTGGCGCTGGCGACGGCGCTGGCGGTGGCGAGCGTCGTGATGATGGCGCTGCTGCCCCGCTCGGCCCCGCCGGTGGCGGCGGAGCGCGGCGCGCCCTCCCCGGCCTGGCGGCGCGCACCGGCCTTCCTCGGCCTCGCCGCAGCCTATGGCGGGGCGGCGGCAGGCTATGTGCCGCACACGCTGTTCTTCGTCGACCACGTCGCCCGCGATCTCGGCTTCGGCCTCGCCATCGGCGGCTGGATCTGGGTCGCGGCCGGCATCACGGCCGTTCTCGCACCGATGGTCGCGGGCGTCGCCGCCGACCGCTTCGGCTATGGGCCGGTGCTTCGGATCATCGTGGCGCTGATGGCGATCGGCGCGGCGCTTCCCGCGCTCACCCACAATCTCGTGCTGCTGACGCTGTCGGCGATGATGGCGGGCGGATTGATGATCGGCTTGGGATCATCCACCTCCGGGCGGACCCGCGAGATCGTCGGGCCGGAAGCGCACACGGCGGCCTGGGCGCTGCAGACCGTCGCCTTCGCCGTCATCCAGGCAGGCGCAGCCTACGGTTTCACCGCCCTGCTGGCCGCCACGGGCAGCCACGCGCTGGTCTTCGCGCTGGCGGGGACCATCATCGCGGCGGGGCTCGCAACCGAACTCGTCACGGCCCGCATGGCGCCGCCTCCCGGCTGA
- the cnbZ gene encoding 2-amino-5-chloromuconate deaminase CnbZ, with protein sequence MAASPTIDFAPGNYRYVPSVFQYSSGAAAMPGYHIERVMFRKPVPLKQGFERIAALIQGQGRPLTAFCACELRSPAPFDDAGFKAFNEVYVGTLAAWGIYNAETKANPVARSNVCPEIGGPPEPSFHAFCYVAEGDAGGAPQFVIAGSGEAREGAGAYAERIVRLNDTSPVGLREKGVFVLEQMEKRMAAFGHGWADTTAAQVYCVHDIHPFLADEIVRRGAARAGITWHYNRPPVIGLDYEMDCRSVAVERSL encoded by the coding sequence ATGGCCGCCAGCCCGACGATCGACTTCGCACCCGGCAATTACCGCTACGTCCCCAGCGTGTTCCAGTATTCATCGGGCGCCGCGGCGATGCCCGGCTATCACATCGAGCGGGTGATGTTCCGCAAGCCGGTGCCGCTGAAACAGGGCTTCGAGCGGATCGCCGCGCTGATCCAGGGCCAGGGACGCCCGCTCACCGCCTTCTGCGCCTGCGAGCTGCGCTCTCCCGCGCCCTTCGACGATGCCGGCTTCAAGGCCTTCAACGAGGTCTATGTCGGCACGCTGGCGGCCTGGGGCATCTACAACGCCGAGACCAAGGCCAATCCGGTGGCGCGCTCCAATGTCTGCCCGGAGATCGGCGGACCGCCGGAGCCCTCCTTCCACGCCTTCTGCTACGTCGCCGAGGGCGATGCAGGCGGGGCGCCGCAATTCGTCATCGCCGGCTCCGGCGAGGCGCGCGAGGGCGCCGGCGCCTATGCCGAGCGGATCGTCCGGCTCAACGACACCAGTCCCGTAGGCCTGCGCGAGAAGGGCGTCTTCGTCCTTGAGCAGATGGAGAAGCGCATGGCGGCCTTCGGCCATGGCTGGGCGGACACGACGGCGGCGCAGGTCTATTGCGTGCACGACATCCATCCCTTCCTCGCCGACGAGATCGTCCGGCGCGGCGCGGCGCGGGCCGGCATCACCTGGCACTACAACCGCCCGCCGGTGATCGGCCTCGACTACGAGATGGATTGCCGTAGCGTCGCGGTCGAGCGCAGCCTGTGA
- a CDS encoding Do family serine endopeptidase: MTRLTVLATAAALALVSAAPAVAQAPRQAPATRAEVQLSFAPVVRRAAPAVVNVYGSRVEQVQAHPFFDDPIFRRFFGDRGGQGRQGGPQRAEVARSLGSGVIVERSGLVITNNHVVENMTEVKVALADRREFEVDIVLRDPRTDLAVLRLKSPPSDLATIEIGDSDALEVGDLVLAIGNPFGVGQTVTQGIVSALARTQVGVADYQSFVQTDAAINPGNSGGALVDMSGRLIGVNTAIFSRSGGSHGIGFAIPTALVRLVVESAKAGSQTVRRPWFGGRLQNVTADVAESLRLARPTGALVVSVVPNSPAARAGLRAGDLITAVDNQAVEDPDGFGYRFGVKPIGGMASIAVTRNGRALVVPVALEPAPPGGQDAITITGPSPFAGARVATLAPGMADELRVSHRSDGVVVMAVEPNSAAAQVGLQPGDVVVGVNGREIAKPDDLREVTAQRSRLWRFQIDRGGQIISSMLGG; the protein is encoded by the coding sequence ATGACCAGACTCACCGTCCTCGCCACCGCCGCCGCCCTCGCGCTCGTCTCCGCCGCTCCTGCCGTGGCCCAGGCGCCACGCCAGGCGCCCGCCACCCGTGCGGAGGTGCAACTCTCCTTCGCCCCCGTGGTGCGGCGCGCCGCGCCCGCGGTCGTGAACGTCTATGGCTCGCGCGTCGAGCAGGTGCAGGCCCATCCCTTCTTCGACGACCCGATCTTCCGCCGCTTCTTCGGTGACCGGGGCGGGCAGGGCCGTCAGGGCGGGCCGCAGCGCGCCGAGGTCGCCCGGTCCCTCGGCTCGGGCGTCATCGTCGAGCGCTCCGGCCTCGTCATCACCAACAACCACGTCGTGGAGAACATGACGGAGGTGAAGGTGGCGCTCGCCGACCGGCGCGAGTTCGAGGTGGACATCGTGCTGCGCGACCCGCGCACCGACCTCGCCGTGCTCCGGCTGAAATCGCCGCCCTCCGACCTCGCGACCATCGAGATCGGCGATTCCGACGCCCTCGAGGTCGGTGATCTCGTGCTCGCCATCGGCAATCCCTTCGGCGTCGGCCAGACCGTGACCCAGGGCATCGTCTCGGCGCTCGCCCGCACGCAGGTCGGCGTCGCCGACTACCAGTCCTTCGTCCAGACCGACGCGGCCATCAATCCCGGCAATTCCGGCGGCGCGCTGGTCGACATGAGCGGCCGCCTCATCGGCGTGAACACCGCCATCTTCTCGCGCTCCGGCGGCAGCCACGGCATCGGCTTCGCCATTCCGACCGCGCTCGTCCGCCTCGTCGTCGAATCGGCCAAGGCCGGCAGCCAGACCGTGCGCCGTCCCTGGTTCGGCGGCCGCCTGCAGAATGTCACCGCCGATGTCGCGGAGAGCCTGCGCCTCGCGCGCCCGACGGGCGCGCTCGTCGTCTCGGTCGTCCCCAACTCGCCCGCCGCCCGCGCTGGCCTTCGCGCCGGCGACCTCATCACCGCCGTCGACAACCAGGCGGTCGAGGACCCCGACGGCTTCGGCTACCGCTTCGGCGTGAAGCCCATCGGCGGCATGGCGAGCATCGCGGTGACCCGCAACGGCCGCGCGCTGGTCGTTCCGGTGGCCCTTGAGCCGGCGCCGCCCGGCGGCCAGGACGCCATCACCATCACCGGCCCGTCGCCCTTCGCTGGCGCCCGTGTCGCGACGCTGGCCCCGGGCATGGCGGACGAGCTGCGCGTCAGCCATCGCAGCGACGGCGTCGTCGTGATGGCGGTGGAGCCCAATTCCGCCGCGGCGCAGGTCGGCCTGCAGCCGGGCGACGTGGTGGTCGGCGTCAATGGCCGCGAGATCGCCAAGCCCGACGACCTGCGGGAGGTGACGGCCCAGCGTTCGCGGCTCTGGCGCTTCCAGATCGACCGCGGCGGCCAGATCATCTCGTCCATGCTGGGCGGCTGA
- a CDS encoding replication-associated recombination protein A gives MRVDLFEAAGPDPKAPRPLADRLRPQTLADVAGQEHLTGPDGALTRLLRSRSLGSLIFWGPPGTGKTTVARLLAGETDLAFDQISAIFTGVADLKKVFEQARSRRMQGRGTLLFVDEIHRFNRSQQDAFLPVVEDGTVTLVGATTENPSFELNAALLSRARVLTFRALDDEALEKLLARAEALEDKPLPLDGQARLALVRMADGDGRAILTLAEEVWRAAGEGEVFDTAGLSAVVQRRAPIYDKAQEGHYNLISALHKTVRGSDPDAALYYLARMLDAGEDPLFIARRVVRMAVEDIGLADPQALVVANAAKDAYDFLGTPEGELALANAVIYVATAPKSNAAYTAWKAAQALAKERGSVMPPKTILNAPTKLMKSEGYGEGYRYDHDEPDAFSGQDYWPEAIGRQSLYRPVERGFEREIGKRMEWWAKLRRERMR, from the coding sequence CTGAGGGTGGACCTCTTCGAGGCCGCGGGCCCCGACCCCAAGGCGCCGCGGCCGCTCGCCGACCGGCTGCGCCCGCAGACCCTGGCGGATGTCGCCGGACAGGAGCACCTGACCGGCCCTGACGGGGCGCTGACGCGGCTCCTGCGCTCGCGCTCCCTCGGCTCGCTGATCTTCTGGGGCCCGCCGGGCACGGGCAAGACCACGGTGGCGCGCCTCCTCGCGGGCGAAACGGACCTCGCCTTCGACCAGATCTCGGCGATCTTCACCGGCGTCGCCGACCTCAAGAAGGTCTTCGAGCAGGCGCGATCCCGCCGCATGCAGGGCCGCGGCACGCTGCTCTTCGTCGACGAAATCCACCGCTTCAACCGCTCGCAGCAGGACGCCTTCCTGCCCGTGGTCGAGGACGGCACGGTGACGCTCGTCGGCGCCACCACGGAGAACCCGTCCTTCGAGCTCAACGCCGCGCTCCTGTCGCGGGCGCGCGTCCTCACCTTCCGCGCCCTCGACGACGAGGCGCTGGAAAAGCTGCTCGCCCGTGCCGAGGCGCTGGAGGACAAGCCGCTGCCGCTCGACGGGCAAGCCCGCCTCGCGCTGGTGCGCATGGCCGATGGCGACGGCCGCGCCATCCTGACTCTCGCCGAGGAGGTCTGGCGCGCGGCAGGGGAGGGCGAGGTCTTCGATACGGCGGGCCTCTCCGCCGTCGTCCAGCGCCGCGCGCCGATCTACGACAAGGCGCAGGAGGGCCACTACAACCTCATTTCCGCCCTCCACAAGACCGTGCGCGGCTCGGATCCGGACGCAGCGCTCTACTATCTCGCGCGGATGCTCGATGCCGGCGAGGACCCGCTCTTCATCGCCCGCCGCGTCGTCCGCATGGCGGTGGAGGATATCGGCCTCGCCGATCCGCAGGCCCTCGTCGTCGCCAACGCGGCGAAGGACGCCTACGATTTCCTCGGCACGCCCGAGGGCGAACTCGCCCTGGCCAATGCCGTGATTTATGTCGCGACCGCGCCGAAGTCGAACGCTGCCTATACCGCCTGGAAGGCCGCCCAGGCGCTGGCCAAGGAGCGCGGCAGCGTCATGCCGCCGAAGACCATCCTCAATGCCCCGACCAAGCTGATGAAGTCGGAAGGCTATGGCGAGGGCTATCGCTACGACCACGACGAGCCCGACGCCTTTTCCGGCCAGGACTACTGGCCCGAGGCCATTGGCCGGCAGTCGCTCTACCGGCCGGTCGAGCGCGGCTTCGAGCGCGAGATCGGCAAGCGCATGGAGTGGTGGGCGAAACTTCGACGCGAGCGTATGCGGTGA
- the crcB gene encoding fluoride efflux transporter CrcB: MTKVLLVFLGSGIGGSLRHGVNVWSLKAFGPGFPIGTLIINVVGGLLMGLIAGWLAFRAEMAWSQELRLFLTTGILGGFTTFSAFSLDAMTLVERGDYAGAALYVGASVVLSIAAVAVGLAVIRSFS, from the coding sequence ATGACCAAGGTCCTGCTCGTCTTTCTCGGCTCCGGCATCGGCGGTTCGCTGCGCCACGGCGTCAACGTCTGGTCGCTCAAGGCTTTCGGGCCGGGCTTTCCCATCGGCACGCTCATCATCAATGTCGTCGGCGGGCTGCTCATGGGCCTGATCGCGGGATGGCTCGCCTTCCGCGCTGAAATGGCCTGGAGCCAGGAGCTCCGTCTCTTCCTCACCACCGGCATCCTCGGCGGCTTCACCACCTTCTCCGCCTTCTCGCTGGACGCCATGACCCTCGTGGAGCGGGGTGACTATGCCGGCGCAGCCCTTTATGTCGGGGCCTCGGTGGTTCTCTCGATCGCGGCCGTCGCGGTCGGCCTTGCCGTCATCAGGAGCTTCTCATGA